gagattatcatgagtttctttatttctttcagtTATACTGtcttttggatgtttttatttgcaagcatgaactaattttctaaatacctagggagatgaaccctatagTGAATTTCgtcgtttgatttttattttacgtaaTAGAGActtagatcttgttctcaattatgtgtgtttaattcttggtttgatatttctggAATTTTTATCCATGTTTGATGTtcttaaatcagaggaggaatagacccggtttaagagtagatctagcgtaattgagtggagttgcatgcaattcgagaaataggacaacataaatctaccgggTTAGATTCAAATCTAATATGGGAATCCATAGTCAAATCTTTAAGCAACTCAAGATAAGTCTTGAATATTCAGAATATACTTTTTAGTTTAGCTCGATTCAATTTGATCCACCAAGCTTGGGACTTTGATTGCTTCGTTctaaatttaaaccaatttttaagATATGTTTCTATTTGTAGTTTGGATATCAAGGATGGACTGAGAGTAGTCCAGAGTAATTACAAGAATCACAACCCAATgatttttgttgccaaaatttGCCAACTCAAACATGGCAAGTTGTTGATGCATAATATCAACGGAGATGTGGAAGGAAGAGAGGGGAAGGTGTCTAGGAAATTTAGTTCACCCATTCTAGGACCAAGAGTaaaaaaagtagagggactcAGGTAGAAGAATTTGAAAGTGTAGTATGTTAGGGTTTTGAGAGTGGAGAGGAGTCCTCTTACAATGTTGATACCTTTGAGTATTTATAGGTAAGTAAGAGTTCCTACCCAACTATGCCACTTAGTGGGCCCCAGGTAGCCTAATAGAGGGTCTAACTAGGTCCAAATTGAAGTAGGGATATAATAGTAGTCCTCCTAGTCGAAAGGTAGGTTACAAAGTGACCTTTCCTCGAGACCATTTGTAAATTAACTTTGCCGGTGGTAGCTGCTGCAAATAAAGTAGCGGGGCGGAGGGTAAAATTTATTGTTCAGATAACCTTAGGAATGTATGATTCCTTGCAAGGCTATTGAAATTCATTCGTACCCTTAATAATGTGTGGGCGGATGGTGTTTCTATTTATGAGGACGCAATGAGGGCGTTGCGAGAATGAGTGGAGGAGAATGTCATGGGCTGCAGATCAAAGCCGGTGACGAATGCGCAAAGAGCACCCCATGGAGGTTAATTGATGAAATGGGGCTCATTCAACCCAGTTGAACTGGTCCGATTTGTGGAACATGTGTAGAAGCCCATCTACTTGGCCTTGGTGGCGCAGTGAAGCACTTATGAAAAATTAGGGTTACCTtggtaaatatgaaaagtattcTTAGAAGATTTCTAATatgataagatttgattttgtaatcttaaagGATTGAGTCAATCCCTTAAGAATCTCAATTGTAGATAGGCTTTAATCTCGATCGTCGATGTAACTCAATCTTCCTCATACTTAGCTGTAAACCTTCAAAGTAATAGAATATTTTttagagcatttactcaaacacttatgtattatttttctgtggctttttgttcatttgtagcttcttttgtcTTTCGAGTTTGTTTTCGCTTTGTTTTGGTGCCTTAGAGAAATTCGATGAGAATTCTCACTTTTGTGAGAGTTAGGTTGACTTAGGGGAGTTTAAAATCAAGAAATCTCTTAAAATTATATGAGTTACGAAATGAAAATTCTAACCCTGTGACACAATATCCTAAACAACTACCAAATGCAATATCCAAGTGAAGTACATATGCTGCATCAACCTACATATGACATTCTCCTAAATATTATAGTTTCACAATgcaatagtaataataatgcatttcacctaaaaaaacaaaaaaaaaaaaaacgtgataatgtatataataaatcaaaagatGGCAAAGCAATTCAGGGGCATTCAAACTTTTGCCAGgataaaatttaacatcaaaattaGGACTGGAAAGAATCCATATGAACTGTGTTGATTAGATTGGTATTATAATGTTAGTTAGGCTGCAAATCgaatattaaatgttaaaattaggaATTCGGATCAATTCCATCtcagaaaattaatttttcttaaattaattgtttatctaaatattaatatattaataatatctaacacaatcttttaaaaaaaaaaacttattttcaaaatagatgaaatcaAAACCAATGAAACTTGAGTCGAACATGATAGATTAAATTTcagagaaattttaaaatctcataaatattaacattaaataaaatctacTTGAAATAAAGTCGTCATGAGACACTGATTAGTGCAAGAGAACTTTTAATGGTAGAAAAATTATATGATTAGTagataaattattcaaataaaacatgGTGATGTATACAATAGTTAAATTGAAATGGTGATTGCTCTAATGGTCTAGTAATCTGTGGATTAAAATTGATGgttcatactgcaaatttcaGAGTTGCCCaacttttaaattcattataaagGTGTTTTTTCCTGATTCATTATCAAGTTTAATACAGAATATTACCCAAAAAATCATtactaaatcaaataaatcaatttagaattactcaatttatttctaagattttctaaaataaaagttaataaacCATTATCAAGGAATAACTTTAGAAAgcagaattaaattaattaagttcttttttCAAGAAAGGGCAACGAATAAACTAAAAGTcaagttaaaagaaatggaataaaattaccttcttcttctttgaacAAAGATGTGTTCAATCTAAGATCAATTAATAATAGTTTCCAATAATCAGGTTTAATTGGAAAAGTGGAAAAAATCCGAGTAAGAGTTGATTTCAGCATTATCGTGATGAACAAAAATTAGCTTATCACATAAACGATTGATGTGTGTTCGGTCTACATTCACCGTACCATTGTAGAACAATGTTAAACGAAGATAGGGAAGTAGGAGAGAGGTGGTGTCGAGGAAAGCTAGTTCATCCATTTTAGATGGATTCAGGCAGAGGTGGTTGAGAGTTTAGtgtgttagggtttttagagTAGAGAGGAGTTCCTCTACAATGTTAATATCTTCCTATGTTTATAGGTAAGTGAGGGTTTTTACCTAATTATGCCATTGTGCTGGATGACCCAATAGAGGTTTCAACTGTGTTCAAACTGATCTAGGATATGACACAAGTATTTTAagcaaataatattattatctgTTGACATTTGTTTAGGCCCCGTTCAAAAATTGCCTTCAACAGTTATTATcctaattaagaaaaagaaaacccttaTTTTTGACAATCTTGGCAAACAGGGATATGATAGTTTTCTTAGAAGTGGGGGGTTTTGGAGATGTTTCCCATGTGACCTACCTCTCGAACAGCTGCCCTCTCCTCTCAAAGGCATTGCCGCTCGAGAGCGGGTACGGCTTATGTAGCATCTTGCCCTTGTTACTATCTTTTTTCCAGAGGGTGAAGGCAAACAAGTCACCGTAAAAGATAGGGATGGGAATGTTGCTAGTTCAGGAGTTTGACCATGGTTGAAGGATGCCAATTGTGGGAAGTTCTTCAAAATGTGGTGACACTTTGGTGTCCTTTTGCGATTTGGTCGATGTTGAGTCTGCACAATCACAATTTTTATAAGGGTTGCTTGCCTTTTATGATAGGTGAAAAATATCCTAGTGTTGCTATCTTTAGCAACAACATTGTCGTGGATCATTGTAATAGTCTCACCATTGCTTTCTTTATGCTGGCGGATTTCTGACTTGATTAAGAGAAATCTTTGAAGTATCGTTTATCGGAAGATGATAAAACCCTCAACATatctgaaattatttttatgaagtaTTTATGCTTGATTTTAGCTCTAGAATTTTGTCTCTTATCATGGGGCACCTTTTACAAAGAGTGTAAGGTGGTTCACATGATAGTAAAGATACGCGTTGGCTAACATTACCTTTTAAATTAGCCCTTATAAGAGATAGAATTATCCTTATAAGAGATagaattatcttttaaattagcccttatattattaaatagattagtttgatcttaaactattaaaaacaaataaaggtAAATTgtagtaaaattaacatttacaattaaaaatgacatgaaaatcatcttttcatttgcatttaactcaaaacaaaagatttcatttgtaaaactataaaagcttttaaaatgttaactttgctaatcgtaaatgttatttttaaaacaataaatgcTAACcctattgaaatttaaacttatttgattctttttaatagtatagggactaaattgatctatttaataaaaatagactaATTTAATCTGATCACAATAATAAAGGGACCTTTTAAGTACATtccctttttttctattttcggAAAATTTAATGCtacaaaaaagaaattcaaaaatcgaaaaaattataaaaaagaaaaacaaagacaaaCGAGCAAGATCAGTAACAATAGAGAAATTAATGAAGAAAAATGATCCTAAAACTAAAACAGTAAAAATTTCCTCACTACAGCCACACAGTTTGTATGAAAAATCCGTGAGAAAACCGACAATTCAACATAATTCCAAGCATCCCATGTGGgattcttccatttttttttcccACATTAGCTACCTCTCTGTCGTCGTTGTTCTGGTTCTTAGGATCTTTTTTAGTGTAAGAGCCAATTTCCagttgaaaaatcaaaacccaggtTTCAAATTCCTCTTGggatttcttttttgtatttcgAAACTATGTGGGAATCCGAGACTGAGTCTGTTAGAGGGAGAGAATTCGGGAATGGATTCTTTAGCTCCACCAAACATGGCTTCAACACTGATGGATTTCAGCTTAAGGGCCAGTCCTGGTATATATTGAAAGTATCTTGTTTGTTTCCTgagaataaaaaagagaaaaagttaGAGAAAAGTTAGCTTTTctgaaatattttgattttttttatgcaGGTACGTTGCCACTGATATTCCAAGTGACCTTCTAATTCAAGTCGGAGATATTAATTTCCACTTGCATAAGGTAGCTTATTGCTCTGTTTACAATATGTTCGATCAAATTACTCCTaaaagcttcttttttttttctattggtTTAGAATCATGTAACTCACtgtatttcattattttctcaAACATGGTGGGAAAGTAGTATCCTCTGCTTTCCCGAAGTGGGAAAATGAACAGGCTTATCTACGATTCAAAAGACCCAGACCTCAAAAGAATTGTTTTCGAAGATCTTCCAGGAGGGTCCGAGGCTTTTGAGCTAGCAGCCAAATTCTGCTATGGACTTGCAGTGGATTTAACAGCAGGGAATATATCTGGTCTCAGATGTGCTGCCGAGTATCTTGAAATGACTGAGGATTTGGAAGAAGGCAATCTCGTATTCAAAACCGAAGCGTTTCTTAGCTATGTAGTGTTATCTTCATGGAGAGACTCCATTGTTGTGCTGAAAAGCTGCGAGAAGCTCTCACCATGGGCTGAGAACCTTCAAATCGCAAGAAGGTGCAGCGAGTCGATAGCTTGGAAGGCTTGTGCCAATCCGAAAGGCATCAAGTGGGCATACACTGGGAAACCAAGTAATGTTTCAAGCCCCAAATGGAATGATTTGAAGGATTCAAGCCCCAGTAGGAACCAGCATGTTCCTCCTGATTGGTGGTTCGAAGATGTTTCGATCCTCAGGATCGATCATTTCGTGCGAGTGATTACTGCAATCAAAGTGAAAGGGATGAGATTTGAGTTGATTGGGGCAGCAATTATGCACTATGCTGCCAAATGGCTTCCATGTTTGATTCAAGATGTTGAGCTCCAAGCAGATGAAATGAGCATAAGCAGCCATAGTAATAGCTGGAAAGGTGGATTCCATATGATCATTCCCGGAACTAAAGATGACAATCTCTCGATTCAAGCCAAGGATCAACGGACCATTGTTGAAAGCCTCATCAGCATCGTACCACCACAAAAAGACAGTGTGTCGTGCGGCTTCCTTCTCCGGCTTTTGCGGGCGGCAAACATGTTGAAAGTGGCACCGGCTTTGGTGACCGAGTTGGAAAAGCGAGTCGGGATGCAATTAGAACAGGCAACATTGGCTGATCTTCTCATTCCTAATTACAACAAAAGTGAGACATCGTACGATGTGGACCTCGTTCAGAGGCTGTTGGAGCATTTCCTTGTCCAGGAACAGACGGACAGTTCGAGTCCGAGTCGACGGTCTTTTTCGGACAAACAGATGTACGAAGGAACACATAGGGGAAATAATCTGAACCCAAAAAGCCGAGTGGCAAGGCTAGTTGATAGTTATCTCACAGAGGTTTCTAGAGATAGAAACCTGTTGATGACAAAATTTCAGGTACTGGCTGAAGCTTTGCCCGAGTCTGCAAGGACCTGTGATGATGGGCTTTATCGAGCAATTGATTCCTATCTTAAGGTAATCTATTTGACATATAGATGTGAGAATATAATCTCaagaaaaatctttaaaaaaaaagtctaaCTATACGCTTATCAAATAGATACTCATATCATATACTCACACTAGAGTTGGAGTAAAAAAATCGACCCATCCCACCTTGATGCCATCCTATTTCTAGGTGCGTTAATGTGCAATACCAATTAACATGCAGGCCCATCCGACACTTTCGGAGCACGAAAGGAAGCGACTCTGCCGTGTAATGGACTGCCAAAAGCTCTCCGTTGATGCCTGCATCCACGCAGCTCAAAATGAAAGGCTCCCGCTGCGGGTGGTGGTCCAGGTACTCTTCTCGGAGCAAGTGAAAATCAGCAACACGTTGGCCAACGCCATCACGCTCAAAGACCCTGCAGAAACTCGGTACCAGCCATTGATAACCAACCGCAAGACCTTGCTTGAAGGAACGCCGCAATCGTTCCAAGAAGGCTGGGTCACAGCAAAGAAAGACATCAACACGCTCAAGTTTGAGCTGGATGGCGTGAAGTCAAAGCACGTCGAGCTCCAAAAGGAGATGGAGAACTTGCAACGACAATTCGAAAAGATGTCAAAGCCGAAACCGACGTCTGCGTGGAGCAGTGGGTGGAAGAAACTTGGTAAACTTACTAAGATGACAACCGTGGAAAACCATGACATTGGACCTCAGATCTCAACTACAATTGAACATGTTAGAAAACCGCCTAGAAGATGGAGAAAttcaatttcatgaaataaaattttgaaaattaagatgaaaataaataaatcaacgGTTGCCATGGAAATAATGAAACGGTGCCTTCACTATTTTTTCTATTCTAAAACGCAATATTGTAAGAGTTGAATCcatgaaaatattgatttttagtttaataaattgaattgataattatatttgttaa
The nucleotide sequence above comes from Gossypium raimondii isolate GPD5lz chromosome 13, ASM2569854v1, whole genome shotgun sequence. Encoded proteins:
- the LOC105783836 gene encoding root phototropism protein 3; its protein translation is MWESETESVRGREFGNGFFSSTKHGFNTDGFQLKGQSWYVATDIPSDLLIQVGDINFHLHKYPLLSRSGKMNRLIYDSKDPDLKRIVFEDLPGGSEAFELAAKFCYGLAVDLTAGNISGLRCAAEYLEMTEDLEEGNLVFKTEAFLSYVVLSSWRDSIVVLKSCEKLSPWAENLQIARRCSESIAWKACANPKGIKWAYTGKPSNVSSPKWNDLKDSSPSRNQHVPPDWWFEDVSILRIDHFVRVITAIKVKGMRFELIGAAIMHYAAKWLPCLIQDVELQADEMSISSHSNSWKGGFHMIIPGTKDDNLSIQAKDQRTIVESLISIVPPQKDSVSCGFLLRLLRAANMLKVAPALVTELEKRVGMQLEQATLADLLIPNYNKSETSYDVDLVQRLLEHFLVQEQTDSSSPSRRSFSDKQMYEGTHRGNNLNPKSRVARLVDSYLTEVSRDRNLLMTKFQVLAEALPESARTCDDGLYRAIDSYLKAHPTLSEHERKRLCRVMDCQKLSVDACIHAAQNERLPLRVVVQVLFSEQVKISNTLANAITLKDPAETRYQPLITNRKTLLEGTPQSFQEGWVTAKKDINTLKFELDGVKSKHVELQKEMENLQRQFEKMSKPKPTSAWSSGWKKLGKLTKMTTVENHDIGPQISTTIEHVRKPPRRWRNSIS